One Thermicanus aegyptius DSM 12793 DNA segment encodes these proteins:
- a CDS encoding metal ABC transporter substrate-binding protein, which yields MKQRFIRYKQVYLFLAILFFSSSLLAACSDGGGESSNKTGKIMIYTTLFPFYDFSKELGGDYVTVKNLLPPGVEPHDFEPKPRDIVALQEADLFIYNGAGFEAWIDKAVSNLDRKKTKVINASDGAFLLSKGSVLGDAAHSEGGGDSHTDPANGTVDPHLWFDMDNTKLIVKKIYEALKELDPVHEGEYTRNYENYIRKLDELDRDYQTGLNNAKKKEFMVSHAAFGYLAHRYGLTQIPVSGITPEETPGQADMIRLVETAKKYGLRYIGFESFVDNRVAETIRREAGLQAVTLYTIDNVTSDQMEKGAGYLDLMRENLTTLKKMTEVEGG from the coding sequence ATGAAACAAAGATTTATACGATACAAACAGGTTTATTTATTCCTTGCGATTCTTTTTTTCTCCTCTTCTCTTTTGGCTGCCTGCTCGGATGGAGGGGGAGAATCATCGAATAAAACCGGAAAGATTATGATCTATACCACCCTCTTTCCTTTTTACGATTTCTCCAAAGAACTCGGGGGAGACTATGTAACGGTGAAAAACCTCCTTCCACCAGGGGTAGAACCCCATGATTTTGAGCCGAAGCCCAGGGATATAGTGGCCCTGCAGGAGGCTGATCTATTTATTTACAACGGGGCTGGATTTGAAGCTTGGATCGATAAGGCGGTTTCTAACCTGGATCGGAAGAAAACGAAGGTGATCAACGCCAGTGATGGCGCTTTCCTGCTTTCAAAGGGATCGGTCTTGGGAGATGCGGCCCATTCTGAAGGAGGGGGAGATTCCCATACGGATCCGGCCAACGGAACGGTGGACCCGCACCTTTGGTTTGACATGGATAACACGAAGTTGATCGTAAAGAAAATCTATGAAGCCTTGAAAGAGTTGGATCCCGTCCATGAGGGGGAATATACCAGGAACTATGAAAATTATATCCGGAAATTGGATGAACTGGATCGGGATTACCAAACCGGATTAAACAATGCCAAGAAGAAGGAGTTTATGGTCTCCCATGCGGCTTTCGGCTATCTTGCCCATCGCTATGGGCTGACCCAGATTCCCGTCTCCGGCATTACCCCGGAAGAGACGCCTGGCCAAGCCGACATGATTCGCCTTGTAGAGACGGCTAAGAAGTATGGCTTGCGCTATATCGGCTTTGAGTCCTTCGTGGACAATCGGGTGGCTGAAACAATTCGGCGGGAGGCAGGGCTTCAGGCGGTTACCCTCTACACCATCGATAATGTTACCTCTGACCAAATGGAGAAAGGAGCAGGCTATCTTGACTTGATGAGGGAAAACCTGACCACACTAAAGAAAATGACGGAAGTGGAAGGAGGATGA
- a CDS encoding metal ABC transporter ATP-binding protein: MDPILEIKDLFYRYDENEVLKGVSLSLKKGEMLGLVGPNGSGKSTLLKVILGFLPLQRGKVLWYGTELSRFRHWERIGYVSQKANSFNTGFPATVEEVVGLGRVGRIGLFKRPGKADREKVREALATVGMEPYLKRNIGRLSGGQQQRVFIAKALVQDPEVLILDEPTVGVDAHSEEVFYSLLKRLNQERGISLLLVSHDLGVVSEQMDTVACINHELFYHGPAEGFKERKEEVLLSAYGNDMRVLQHHH, from the coding sequence ATGGATCCTATTTTAGAAATAAAAGATCTATTTTACCGATACGATGAAAATGAAGTTTTAAAGGGAGTCTCCCTCTCCCTAAAAAAAGGGGAGATGTTAGGGCTCGTGGGACCGAATGGATCAGGGAAGTCGACCCTTTTGAAAGTTATCTTAGGCTTTCTTCCCCTGCAAAGGGGGAAAGTTCTCTGGTATGGGACCGAACTAAGCCGGTTTCGTCATTGGGAGCGCATTGGATATGTCTCACAAAAGGCGAACAGCTTTAATACCGGCTTCCCCGCTACCGTGGAGGAGGTCGTTGGTCTGGGCAGGGTCGGCAGGATCGGGCTCTTTAAGCGGCCGGGAAAAGCGGATCGTGAGAAGGTACGTGAAGCTTTAGCCACCGTAGGGATGGAACCGTACCTCAAGAGAAATATCGGCCGCCTCTCCGGAGGGCAGCAACAGCGAGTATTTATCGCCAAGGCTCTTGTGCAGGATCCGGAGGTTCTCATTCTCGATGAGCCGACCGTAGGGGTGGATGCCCATTCGGAAGAAGTTTTCTATTCTCTCCTAAAACGGCTCAATCAGGAAAGGGGGATTTCCCTCCTCCTCGTATCCCATGACTTAGGGGTGGTATCTGAACAGATGGATACGGTGGCCTGCATCAATCATGAGCTTTTTTATCATGGACCGGCGGAAGGCTTTAAAGAGCGAAAAGAAGAGGTTCTTCTTTCCGCTTACGGGAATGACATGAGGGTCCTTCAACATCATCATTAA
- a CDS encoding metal ABC transporter permease encodes MLQDFFTYSFLQYGLLAGLMVGWVAPLIGVFIVVRRLSLIADALSHITLAGVAAGLLLGQLLPALGEISPLYFGLLFAVIGALLIERLRKAYRSYQELAIPIILSAGIGLAVVLISLAHGFNVDLFGLLFGNILAVTEGDLLRIFIVSLVVIIAVWLFYKELLLLSFDEEGAKLAGVPGGWINLFFSLLVGLVISISMQVVGILLVSALITLPVAAAMRITSSFKQTLFVSILFGEISVLLGMMLSYWFNLASGGTIVLVAVVILLVLLGRRGFRPV; translated from the coding sequence ATGCTTCAAGATTTTTTTACCTACTCTTTTTTACAATACGGCCTATTGGCCGGGCTTATGGTCGGATGGGTGGCTCCCCTTATCGGAGTCTTTATCGTCGTCAGGCGACTTTCCCTCATCGCCGATGCTTTATCCCACATTACCCTGGCCGGTGTGGCTGCCGGGCTTTTGCTCGGGCAGCTTCTGCCCGCTTTAGGGGAAATTTCCCCCCTTTATTTCGGGCTTCTCTTTGCAGTGATCGGAGCTCTTCTCATCGAAAGATTGCGAAAGGCTTATCGTTCTTATCAGGAGTTGGCGATTCCCATCATTTTATCCGCAGGAATCGGTTTAGCCGTGGTGCTTATCAGCCTTGCCCATGGGTTTAATGTCGACTTGTTCGGATTGTTATTTGGGAATATACTAGCAGTAACGGAAGGGGATCTTTTGCGGATCTTTATCGTTAGCCTCGTCGTCATCATCGCCGTTTGGCTCTTTTATAAAGAACTGCTCCTCCTCTCCTTTGATGAGGAAGGGGCGAAACTGGCCGGCGTTCCGGGCGGATGGATCAATCTTTTTTTTAGCCTCTTGGTGGGTTTGGTGATCAGCATCTCCATGCAGGTGGTAGGCATTCTCCTCGTCTCCGCACTCATTACCCTGCCTGTCGCGGCGGCGATGCGGATTACAAGCAGCTTTAAGCAGACCCTTTTTGTCTCCATTTTATTTGGGGAGATCTCGGTTCTTTTGGGCATGATGCTCTCCTATTGGTTTAATCTGGCCTCCGGGGGAACCATTGTGCTGGTGGCCGTGGTTATTTTATTGGTACTGCTGGGGAGAAGAGGATTTCGCCCGGTATAG
- a CDS encoding Fur family transcriptional regulator, which produces MDVYQALEILKDRGYKYTDKREKMLTILNREKRFMSAKEVLEFMKDEFPDLSFDTIYRNLSLFEEMGIAMATELKGEKRFRFHCATPTHHHHFICLACGKTKEIKACPLDAMWGEPDDFLITGHKFEVYGYCHDCREKREF; this is translated from the coding sequence ATGGACGTATACCAGGCTCTGGAAATCTTAAAAGATCGAGGGTATAAATATACCGATAAAAGGGAAAAGATGCTTACCATCCTAAATCGTGAGAAACGGTTTATGTCGGCGAAAGAGGTATTGGAGTTCATGAAAGATGAATTTCCTGATCTAAGCTTTGACACCATTTATCGGAATTTATCCCTCTTCGAAGAGATGGGTATCGCCATGGCCACAGAATTAAAAGGAGAGAAGAGATTTCGTTTTCACTGTGCGACTCCCACGCATCATCATCATTTCATTTGTCTCGCTTGCGGGAAAACGAAAGAGATCAAGGCCTGTCCTCTAGACGCCATGTGGGGAGAACCGGACGACTTCCTCATTACGGGCCATAAATTTGAGGTTTATGGGTATTGCCATGATTGCCGGGAAAAAAGGGAGTTTTAA
- a CDS encoding YfhD family protein, which yields MKKNTKEKMPLGTREDVEFSYEEADAEDLEAAERAKKADERQERGNHED from the coding sequence ATGAAAAAGAACACGAAAGAAAAAATGCCCCTCGGAACGAGGGAGGACGTGGAGTTTTCTTACGAGGAAGCAGATGCGGAGGACCTGGAAGCCGCAGAAAGGGCGAAAAAAGCGGATGAACGGCAAGAACGGGGGAATCACGAGGATTGA